Proteins encoded together in one Etheostoma cragini isolate CJK2018 chromosome 11, CSU_Ecrag_1.0, whole genome shotgun sequence window:
- the LOC117952426 gene encoding filamin A-interacting protein 1-like isoform X1: MTAPSMLSEVELLRRRVMEMEGKDEELIRMWDQCRDLDRRLARETSHCRSLKVEVDKLNGRINELDRIEEALVKSKQDCSILIGSLEQERDVKKMLYGELDTMKMRVRELEAIEGQLERSEAVIRQDLTKLRSLTVALVEDRKNMAERLQQAEEKLNKKEGKRNEQSNLATIRERLREERHQALRSKADLEDRIEVIAKEKHELQDRLKTEEGRSEELQSKITIMRKRLQILENRKEKEEKYTQSSYPNNANHQCQAEDNKVKELTRELDRLQKRLQDKEVLEEELVKVEEDFESLQRRFRDEQKRSQALTEELEMAKRELSRYEQAEKQEVNQEHLLLCRLQKEQVKSRLLGREVDTLKEKLQKLMGTEESICRVQADHSTLQRKLNQQEASNRELAREMKELSSELDRQRKIKSLTPGANRQRFSDLRQTAKEVQTETTDSLPLDYSEKLDEENGQNTEIINRSSLVNNLNSLNCENNNLCQYSSHSTNSVDMQQTVNGEVMMLTHTPGQPLHIKVTPHHILNTATLEISSPTGDATTSYTSTAVIPTRGASPKQRITIIQNSALSAVNTKTPPSSPDRTVSSLDSTSISQVFSPNSSRSATPDHRNSPIQIVTVRTCSPEPTEAANQTIFCKTGMRQNSWQHQRSKSTDTGPSIIATEDNKIHIHVGSPYIQSLNGTAHNIPQPVGPYYIRHEQRTQVLANDYHVKGVGKITSSITISPATSSASQSPNIIVSGLCD, translated from the coding sequence ATGACAGCCCCAAGCATGCTGTCAGAGGTCGAGTTACTGAGGAGAAGGGTCATGGAAATGGAGGGAAAGGACGAGGAGCTGATACGCATGTGGGACCAGTGTCGAGACCTGGACCGCAGACTGGCGAGGGAGACAAGCCACTGTCGTAGTTTGAAAGTTGAAGTGGATAAACTCAATGGCAGAATCAATGAACTGGACAGGATAGAAGAGGCTTTAGTTAAGAGCAAACAAGACTGCAGTATTTTAATAGGCAGCTTGGAGCAAGAGAGAGATGTTAAAAAGATGCTGTATGGTGAGCTTGACACCATGAAAATGAGGGTGAGAGAGCTGGAGGCCATTGAGGGCCAACTGGAAAGGAGTGAGGCGGTGATTAGGCAGGACCTGACCAAGCTCAGGTCACTGACTGTAGCTCTGGTGGAGGACAGAAAGAACATGGCCGAGAGGCTCCAACAGGCTGAGGAAAAACTCAACAAGAAGGAGGGCAAAAGAAATGAGCAAAGCAATTTGGCAACGATAAGAGAAAGACTGAGAGAGGAGAGGCACCAGGCACTGAGGTCCAAGGCAGATTTAGAGGATAGGATTGAGGTCATAGCAAAGGAAAAACATGAGCTCCAAGACAGACTAAAAACAGAAGAGGGGAGGAGCGAAGAGCTACAGAGTAAAATTACCATCATGAGAAAAAGGTTACAAATCTTGGAAAAccggaaagaaaaagaggagaagtaCACACAGAGTTCATATCCAAACAACGCTAACCATCAGTGCCAGGCAGAGGATAACAAAGTCAAAGAATTGACCCGGGAGCTAGATAGGTTGCAAAAGAGATTACAAGACAAGGAGGTGTTGGAGGAAGAACTGGTGAAGGTGGAAGAAGACTTTGAGTCCCTGCAAAGGAGGTTCAGAGATGAGCAGAAGAGGTCCCAGGCACTTACAGAAGAGCTAGAAATGGCAAAGAGAGAGCTTTCCAGGTATGAGCAGGCAGAGAAGCAGGAGGTCAACCAGGAACATCTTCTCCTTTGTCGTCTTCAGAAAGAGCAGGTTAAGTCCAGACTATTAGGCAGAGAGGTAGATACCCTGAAGGAGAAACTCCAGAAGCTGATGGGGACTGAGGAATCTATCTGCAGGGTTCAGGCGGATCACTCCACGCTGCAGAGGAAACTGAACCAGCAGGAAGCCAGTAACAGAGAGCTGGCCAGAGAGATGAAGGAACTGAGTAGTGAGCTAGACAGGCAGAGAAAAATCAAGAGTCTTACACCTGGTGCTAACAGACAACGTTTTTCAGATCTCCGTCAGACCGCAAAAGAGGTTCAGACTGAGACAACAGATAGCCTGCCCCTTGACTACAGTGAAAAACTAGATGAAGAAAACGGACAAAATACTGAAATCATAAACAGAAGCTCTCTTGTCAACAACCTTAACAGCTTGAACTGTGAAAATAACAACCTATGCCAATATAGCAGCCACTCAACCAATAGCGTAGATATGCAGCAAACAGTTAATGGAGAGGTGAtgatgttaacacacacaccagggcaGCCCTTGCACATTAAAGTAACACCACATCATATACTCAACACAGCCACACTTGAGATAAGCAGCCCCACTGGAGACGCAACTACATCCTACACCAGCACAGCTGTCATTCCAACACGCGGAGCCTCACCTAAACAGAGAATAACCATCATCCAGAACTCAGCTCTGTCCGCGGTTAATACTAAAACCCCTCCTTCAAGCCCTGACCGCACCGTCTCCTCACTTGACAGTACATCAATCTCTCAGGTGTTCAGTCCAAATTCATCACGCTCAGCAACACCCGATCACAGGAACTCCCCCATTCAGATTGTGACAGTCAGGACCTGTTCTCCTGAGCCAACGGAGGCTGCAAATCAGACCATCTTCTGCAAGACGGGGATGCGGCAGAATAGCTGGCAACATCAGAGGTCCAAGAGCACCGACACAGGCCCAAGTATCATCGCCACAGAGGATAACAAGATTCATATCCATGTGGGGAGCCCATATATCCAGTCTCTTAATGGTACTGCCCATAACATCCCACAGCCTGTCGGGCCATACTATATCCGACATGAGCAAAGGACTCAAGTGCTTGCCAACGACTATCATGTCAAAGGTGTTGGCAAGATTACAAGTAGCATCACTATATCCCCGGCTACCTCCTCAGCTTCACAATCCCCAAATATAATAGTGAGTGGCCTTTGTGATTAG
- the LOC117952426 gene encoding filamin A-interacting protein 1-like isoform X2, whose amino-acid sequence MTAPSMLSEVELLRRRVMEMEGKDEELIRMWDQCRDLDRRLARETSHCRSLKVEVDKLNGRINELDRIEEALVKSKQDCSILIGSLEQERDVKKMLYGELDTMKMRVRELEAIEGQLERSEAVIRQDLTKLRSLTVALVEDRKNMAERLQQAEEKLNKKEGKRNEQSNLATIRERLREERHQALRSKADLEDRIEVIAKEKHELQDRLKTEEGRSEELQSKITIMRKRLQILENRKEKEEKYTQSSYPNNANHQCQAEDNKTHQWSVTSFSAQDSISPLYLHIAFSCLLK is encoded by the coding sequence ATGACAGCCCCAAGCATGCTGTCAGAGGTCGAGTTACTGAGGAGAAGGGTCATGGAAATGGAGGGAAAGGACGAGGAGCTGATACGCATGTGGGACCAGTGTCGAGACCTGGACCGCAGACTGGCGAGGGAGACAAGCCACTGTCGTAGTTTGAAAGTTGAAGTGGATAAACTCAATGGCAGAATCAATGAACTGGACAGGATAGAAGAGGCTTTAGTTAAGAGCAAACAAGACTGCAGTATTTTAATAGGCAGCTTGGAGCAAGAGAGAGATGTTAAAAAGATGCTGTATGGTGAGCTTGACACCATGAAAATGAGGGTGAGAGAGCTGGAGGCCATTGAGGGCCAACTGGAAAGGAGTGAGGCGGTGATTAGGCAGGACCTGACCAAGCTCAGGTCACTGACTGTAGCTCTGGTGGAGGACAGAAAGAACATGGCCGAGAGGCTCCAACAGGCTGAGGAAAAACTCAACAAGAAGGAGGGCAAAAGAAATGAGCAAAGCAATTTGGCAACGATAAGAGAAAGACTGAGAGAGGAGAGGCACCAGGCACTGAGGTCCAAGGCAGATTTAGAGGATAGGATTGAGGTCATAGCAAAGGAAAAACATGAGCTCCAAGACAGACTAAAAACAGAAGAGGGGAGGAGCGAAGAGCTACAGAGTAAAATTACCATCATGAGAAAAAGGTTACAAATCTTGGAAAAccggaaagaaaaagaggagaagtaCACACAGAGTTCATATCCAAACAACGCTAACCATCAGTGCCAGGCAGAGGATAACAAA